The Aspergillus nidulans FGSC A4 chromosome VIII genome contains the following window.
TGCGCTAGTACAGTGCCAGGTTTCCCTTAAGTTCCGCGAATGGGATCATTTAAATATGATTCCTTAATTTAAGCTAATGGCCCCTATTTCAGCATCATTGAATCTGTCATTATTCTGATTCAGTTCTAGAGCACCATCGGCCTCAAGCCCTCTAAATGCCATCTATGGGACGTTTCCTAGGACTTGCGTATTCCGACAAACAAACCATACGTTCAACCCGGTTCAATGTTCAACATTGCATTGAAAGAGGCACTCCTTATGCCCATTAACGGGACACGAGGACTACTGTTGAGACGAGTTGTTGTTGCCTCATTGCTTAATGGTTCAGCCCTACAGTGCTAGCCAGCTGGGCCTACATCGGCAGACGGCAAGACTCCCCGATTTCTGGTCTTGGGATGAGTCAGTGGGCAGCTTCCACTGACGTTTAATTGGCCAGTCCCCAGGTACCTTCGTCGGTCAGCCTCAGCCGTTGCCCATAGAATTAACGGTCTCCACTCCCTTGCGACGCTCTAGCCTCATTGCCACGTTCGTTGTCGTCTCTATCATTCAAACTCCCTTCAAGCCCAGCGGCACAACAGCTCTTGCGCCTACCAAGTCTAAAGTATTTCCGCCTTGCCACAAACTATTACTGCAAAGGCTGGAGATTAGAGCCAGAGGTACCTCATAGTGTCTAGGGTTTGTTTAGGGCTAGGCTGTAGGTTGTGGGTCGTGGGTCGTGGTCGTGGGTTTGTGGCTTTATACGTATTGCTATACTGAGGTCGGAGATTGTACTGCTATGGTAGTTGATGTTAGCTTAACTCCGACCCTAGCGTGTGGGTTTTTGAATCTCGAATTCCACAATAAAACAGCACACCCCGAGTAGCTTCCTTTGAACGCGTGCTCCTCAATCAAGCTTGGCAGGAACAGGTACTCTGGAGTAGTGACCTAATTGAACCTGCCGCATCATcacttcatcatcgaacAGGCCAAGTCGGCTTGGCCCAGTCGACCTGGCAACGTGGACACTGAGCCAATGAGTACCCGCATTCTCGTGCTGAGATCCGTTCGATTCTGTAGGGGCCTTACCATACATTTGCTGCCGAGCATAACAGGAACTGCATATATGCGGCTTTCGTGCCGGTTATAGGACCGTATCTGACACCGAAAATTCTGGTTGCTGGGACGCCACGGTGCTATTTCCAATCTATGAGCCTGCACAGAAATCACAGGTGAAGTGGGTGGCATTGTCTTGTAAAACAGAGGAAAGAAGCCCATGACTCATGACAACAGGTACTGTGCATAACAAGTTCATGATTGCAGCCCGAGAAAAGTCTCAAGACATTTGATCCTATTGCTGTACGGTTTGCACGCTGCTTTGGGTCAATCTCAGCACCGGAAACCTGGGGGTCATTTTGGTTTCCTGCCTCTGGACCTGTCAACTCACCTACGGCTACGATTGACATAATGCTGCGGGTGAGGCTCAGATATTAACATATTCCAAGTCAATGCATCCTCATCATGTCATGAGACATACCATCTTCAGGCACCACGTAGTCAGCCATGCACTCCAGCACGCCTACAGCGTATTCGCACCCCTAAACCGACAACACGCCTCACCACAGAGAcagctcttctccagctcccgcCAGTATCCCTCCGAATAGTCCACCGTAATCTCAGCGCCGGCGGGTACACCCCTACTGACAACAATgatcctctccttcccccGCCAGTAGAACCGCTGAAACTGACTATTTGGACGGCACGAGTGGTTGATGAATCGCGTGAAATTGCCCATCCCCCCTTGGAAGATCTGATACGGCCGTGCCTTCGAACCCCCAATCATCACGTCTACCCCGGTGATCCCAGATGTGATGAACCCGGTGAATTCGCCGATGGCGGTGCCGCGGTCGAAAGACTTTCCCAGATCAGTTAGCACTCGATGCCATGGTTCAACCGGGGATAAGACTTACGCAGCGAGCAACTACACCGTTATTCTTCCCGCTCGTCGTGCGGAAAATCTGTACCGGTACTGGCGCGCGAATACCACCGAATAGGGCTGGAAAACACATGCACTGGTTCTCCTTAATCTCGTCTGACTGTTTCTCGTGGCATATCGGACAGGTatcctcgtcaagctcgGGAACTTTGCGGGGATCCATGTCCCCAAAAACGTCCTTATCAAGCACGCACTCGTCGATGAACTTGTACTGTAGCCCAGTCGGCAAGTTCAGATGCCTATATGTATCCCGTAAGGGGAGAGCTGGGCCATCTGGCATTATAACCCACTCATGCGGATGCCCGCGGTAAGCAGGTAGCGTCTCCTGCTGGATCACCTTCAACAGATCCCTCCATCCGGGATGCAGTGTGTCGGCCGCAACCTCCAGACTGGACCGTATATGCCGTAGCCGAGAAAACAGTCCCTCTCCGAACTCATTGCGGTACTTACAGAACCTGTATACCCCTGCGCTTGCAAATACAAGCGCTGCCCATCCGCCGTAGTCCTTGATTTCTTTGTAACCGCGCCAAATAGCCCTGCAAACACCTGTCAGGACCTcaacaaaaaaaagcctATCGAGAGTTGTTGGAGTGAGTCAAGACGTACATCCTGTTCCGTAggtccttttctttccagtTGAGCACAACACATGCTTCCCGGATGGCGATCATGCGCGCCTCGGTCCTGGACAAGATTGGCTTTTCATATTGGAGAACGGCGGTGCGTGCTTCAAACGATTCAACCCAGAACGCCTGCACGATCATCTCAAGTGCACGCGAGGATTGGCTGCGGTTATAGTAGTGGAGACAGAGGCTGTTGACGGATTGAAAGACCTGCGCAGCGTGTCAGATATACTttaaaaaaaataaattaTAGAGAAAAAAGTCTGGGACCAAATGCTTACCTCCAGACTTGCGCCGGACCGAATGTTGATTGTGGGTGTGATACTCTATTTGCGTCAGTAGACGGATccctggaggaagatagtTGACATACCGAAAATTCCCGGCTTAACTGCACAGACGAATAGATCTGCCTCCATATCCCCGCGATCAGCTTATCGGAGGATGTGGGCTCTAAGACCGGTGGTTCGAGCCCTTGGTCCCGTTTTGCGCGCTGGGGAAACCGGGTGTCGCTGTGGACCTGGCGACTGGATTTTGGAGCCGCGTCTTGTGAATCGTCATTTGACGTTTCCCCATTAGGAATGATACCAAGCTTTGTATTACCTGTAGAAGAGTGACTAGGAAGCCGCAGTCCGCTCACGGTCTTGTGCCGTTTGGACGGCCCGAGGCCATGTTCTTCGGGGGCGAAATGAGAGGTATAGTCCGAGCGGGTGGTGTCTGCTTCCTCGTCCTGCGAGCATCAGTTGTTATTTACCCCTTGAACTGCACATAAGGATGCGCTGGTCCTACCCTTGGGTCAGGAGTATGTGCGGGTGTAAGCGCCTGTAAAGGCACGAGTGTTCCAGTGCGGAGATTGATGCATCCCTAGGTAGAAGGTCAGTTGGGCTCGGCTGAACGCGGGTTACAACATACCAACGGGAGAGACCCGGAATGAGAGTCTGATGGGGCATTCGTAGTGATCGACGCGTCTATCCTCAAGAATATGTCCTGTTCGTTACCACTACTATTGCCCTGGATAGCCGAGGCAAGCTGTGCAGGCAGGACCGGGTTATGCAAGAGGTCGCACAGCTGTGAGACTAGCGGGGGTAAGCTCGAGGCCATGGTGCAAGGCCAGAGCTGTGCTCTATGCGGCAAGCACTTTGCCTGGGAATATTGTGACTCTGGTTATAGATATGCGGAATCTTGAAactgaggaggatggagcaaTGGGAAAAGACTCCACATTCAAGCCAAGACGAAGATCTGCCCGGGCAGCCGAGCTGACTCAGCTAATACTCAGACAGGGCTAGCAATATCAAACTGGCAACCAGCGAAGAAAGACATGATGAGAGAAATGAAAGATACAAGGATCCATGATACTTGCTTTTCAAGTATTAGCCTTACATATACCAGACGCCTTTTGGCTAACAAGAACAATATGAAGATATAAAGCCTTTTAAAGGAATAAGGCTCGCCACCAAACTGGTCGCCTCCATGGAAACCCCATACGTTTATCCCAATGAGAAGCTGTGATCCCAACGATCCACTTATAGCTAGCTCCTCAGCCCAAGAATATGCCGGATGTTATATGGTTGGTCCTGTCCACTATTTAATCCCGCCCACTCGGCCTCCCTCATCGCCATGCTTCCTACAGATCAGGTACATTAGACCCTTCACCTGGACCATGTTCGATTCTTCCCCAATGGAGAGTGGTGGTCCTCCTGTACAGTCCTCCCCGGTATTTCGTGAGAAATTCACCACCTCCTACGCTTGTCCCTCCTCACGATGGCGTGGATTCCAGGCTCTTCACCCAGGAAGAGGCATGTACCATGATGTCCGCCGCCGGTTACCATATTACTGGAGCGATATCACCGACGCTTTTACCTACCGGACCGTTGCTAGTACCGTCCGCATGTACTTTGTCAAGTAGTTTCCCTCCccatctccttgtcctcctACAGTGCGTCCACTAAAACCATCCAGCCTGCTTCCTGCAATAGCCTACACTTTAGACATGTCCCGCCGCACAGGAAACTTCTATGGGATAAACGAGTCCCTCTTTTCGTCAGCACTGGCGGCAATGGTGTTCAGCGTCTTGGCCGCACAGCCATTAACTATCGTTGGAGTAACGGGGCTGATCTCGCTCTTCAACTACACAATCTACGATATTATAACGCGGTACGACCCAGCCATATACGCAAACTTCATGTGCTGGACGGCCATTTGGGCCGCAATCTTCCATTGGATTGTGGCCGTCTGCAACTTTTGCGATTATATGCGCTATGTGACTGACTTTTCGAGCGAAAGTTTTGCAATGTATGTCGGGATTATTTATTGCGGTACGTTCTCTGACTCGTTTTCGCTGTTCCTACCTGCATTATACGGCAGCGAGGAGTGGTGCTGATAAATATCGCTGCAGTCAAGGGCGTAGAGGAGCTTAGCAACGAGTTCGCATTGTACGGTCCAACAGCTGGATTCCTCAGCTCCCTCATTGCAGTCCTGTACTTCTTTACCGTCTACGGTCTTGAACGGGTCGGCTCCAGCACAGTCTGCAAGCCCTGGATTCGGAAATTACTCGCTGACTATGCCTATGTGGTACGTCTCTACCTCTTCACCCACACCATACATGCCCGTACTCTCCAGTTAACCCACCTGCAGATAGGAACTCTCTTCTGGACCGGCTTCGTGCATTTTCCCGGGCCCCTCAGAGAAGCCGGAATCTCCATGGTGCCTATCACGAAGGCATTTTACCCGACACAACCACGAGGTTGGCTGATCCATTTCTGGGAGTTGGAGGTGAAATGGGTCTTCGCGGCGCTGCCTTTTGGGTTTCTGATCATGCTGCTGTTTTATTACGATCATGTATGCTGTCCTCGCCCTTCCCTTTGTCCTTCTTCCGAATTAGGCACATGTATCGCTGCCAGAAAGAGAGCGAAAGAGGCTAACAAGCCGCGCAGAATATCAGCAGCCTCACAGCGCAAGCTCGCCATTTTccgctgaagaagccggccGGCTTTCATTGGGATTTCTTCCTACTGGGATGCACGGCGTTTATCGCAGGAATAACAGGGTTGCCGATGCCGAATGGGCTTGTGCCACAGGTACTTCCACTCTAAACTTGACAACCTCCTTTCCTGGATAGGGATATCTGTTGACACAACTGTCCAGGCCCCTGTTCATACCGACTCCCTAACAGTCTACGAAACCGACCTTGCTGTTCTCACCTACACCAACTCCGCCTGCCCCTCCAACGATATCACCAAAGAGCCCGAAATCCGTTACCCAATCACAAAAGCGACGTCTGTGACGGAGCAGCGCGTTTCACATTTTCTCATGGGCATTGCTTTAATAGGAACCATGACTGGCCCCTTGCTTATTGTCCTGCACTTAATACCCGCTGCTGTCACTGCGGGTGTATTCTTCATTGTAGGTTGGGGCTCGATTGAGTCGAATGGGATCGTGAAAAAAATTGTCTTCCTACTACGGGAGAGGAGATTTATTCCAAAACATGAAAATCTGCTACAGGtcaagagaaggaagatCATCCTATATCTTATTTGTGAGATCGTACCAGTTGCGGCTTGCGTGGCCATCTCGCAGACAATTTCCGCTATCGGTGTGTTCACTCAACTAAAGCGATTAATGTTGGCGCTAATTTTACCTAACAGGTTTTCCCATCCTGATCATCGCAATGATCCCCTTTCGTGTCTGGATATTGCCGAGATGGTTCAGCTTCGGCGAACTGCGGATTCTGGATAGCCTGACAACTAGTAATAGTGCCGTAATGGAGAGTCTAGGTGGGAAGCCGCAACGCCTGGAGAACTGGGATGCGGAATGAAAGGAGCAGACCCTAGGCAGAGGATAGGTTTGGCTATGGTTTAAGCGCATGTGCCTGGTGACATAGCGAGATATGAAGCTCTGGTACCATAGTGATGAGGACTAAAGAGCTGACCTTGGGATCGGCCGAACATGCTGTACATAGTATAGGGCTGCGTATATCACCTGACTCATCTCGAAAAGACCAAAAACTTCTTGGGCAGAACGCGGTGAATACATTTAAATATGTCATATAAACAAGACTAGCAGGCATTATACACGGCCTGGAGGCGTAATAGACCATGGGCTACGTTATTATATCAGCTAGCCCGGTGGATCATACATTTtcgaagaaaaaaagaccCCCTGCCCCACGAGTCTCAGGCAAAGGTCCTGAGTCCGACATTAAATCATCAGCCAACTTCTCAAGCGACTTAATTTTTCCATCAGAGTCCCGAACATCAGGACGAAGAAATAGGTGGCGACGAGGCCGAACAACATGAAGGCCGATAGGCTATTCGTATTGACAGGGCTTTGTAGAAACGATCACACATCGGCAAACTTaccaaagaagagaaaaccCCAGCAAGTTCCTAGAATCATCTTTATGGTATGAGCCGATCCGTAGTCGACGAAGGATATAAATATATGGGCGATTACTGAACCAAGTTTTCCCGCGGCCGCAGCTAGACCGTGGCATGTGCAGCGAAGGCGCGTTGCAAAGAGTTCTGCAGGGAGCTATAATACGATGTCAGCAACGTTCTCAGTCAGACACATCTAGGTATACTTACAATGTAAGTCGTGGTGTTTGGTCCTGTCAATAGGTCCTATTAGTCAAGCCTCAAGtaggaggagaagaacgcaCCAAAGTTGAAGATCTGACACAgggatatatatactacaaGGGCCGAAGAATCTGTCCTCTGTTCAGGGTGACAGAAGGAAGTTCCAACAACGATATTTAAGATATAAAGCCAGAAGAACCCGTTGAGCTGGATGTTGCGCCGTCCGAGCCGGTCGATGGTGAAGATAGCTATGAGGTTTCCCACCACCGCGCCAGAGGACACGACGACCATGCTCTGGTAGGAgttttgaaggaggaagtCATATGTCGAGATCAGGGTTATCTCTGCCAGGCCAGATGGTGCTGATAACATGCGGGCTTATCAGCCCGGGCCCGTAGAGAGGAAGATCCAAGAAAAACCAGCCCAAGCACGTTGCCATCAGAACTCGAAATGGTTTAGGTTGAATAGAAAAGAGCTTGAATGCACCCAAAAGCTGTCTACGTCGACGGTGGGGGTGACCTCTGAGACAGAAGACCGAGTAGAGTTGACGCTCGAGGGATACAAGACTGGCTCTGTGGTTGCAGGTGAGATAACTATTGTGGCGGTGATCTGGCCCATCTCCGGCGCAGGGATGGCCTCATCTGGCCGGAAGAAGTAGGAGACGTCTGCAGCCGCTTGCAAGCTGTTTTGAGTGACTTCGGCCGTGTATCGTGGAGACCCAATGGTTGTCAGTCGGAACCACAAGGCGATGAATTCTGGCACCGCACCGAGACCAACGATCAGGCGCCAGATGCGGTCGACATCTTGCACACAGCGCCCCGTGCAGCCAGCACCAGAGTCGTCCTCCAGAAGCCGATGATGGAAGCCGGCAACGGCTATGAGGGCGACCATGTTGGCCGCTAGGGAGCCGAGGGACTGGCAGCAGAAGACGGCCGCCGGCATCCAGCCTCGAATTCGGGTGGGCGCGAACCTGTGATGTTAGTAGGTATTATAAGTACATTGCAGTGTACATACTCGGAGCATATCACAGCAGACAAGGAATAGTCACCCCCGAGTCCCACGCCCATGAAGAACCGCCAAAAAATCAAGAGGCCACAATAGACATAGACTACTCGGCACCAGAGGAGCCAGCAACACCCCCAGTGTTGTAAATATGAGGACAACCAACTCGAGCCCGTTCATTAAGAGTGATTTGCTCTCTTACAGCAATCGGATGAAGCAAAATGCGCAATGTGCTGCCGTAAAATTTCGTCTATTGATGATGCGAGCCACCCGGATTCCGGCGTCTTTACTGAGTGCCCTCATCTACTGTGTACCGGTTGTTTCGCTCAATATAACAACATCCCCACCGCACCCGACTCGACAGTGCTCTCTTCCAGAGGGTCTAAAAAAGATCAATGTTCAATATGCGGGCGAAACCGTGAACgtaagaaaagaaacaagcGAGACCAATATGTACAGTGCAGCCAAGGTTCAGCCGATATCGGCCATTCATCGAAGCTTTCATACTTGGTAAACAGAATATCTGAGCAGTGCCAAACGAATAAACTGTGAGTACACATCGCTTCAGGCGCTAAGTACAAAGCTAACTCCACAGTATTATCTTTTCCTTTTGGACAAGAACCTTTCACCTTGTGGAACGCTTGCTGAAAAGCCAAGGCATTCCAGTTTTACAGATCGATGGTTCCGTGCCGTCGAAGAAGCGAGATGATATTATTGCGTCTTTTAGTAACACTCGTACGAATGTCCTCCTAATGACTTTAGTTACAGGGGCCGTTACGCCGCCATGCAAATGACGAGTGGAATTGAAAGCTGTGCCGTTGACGACCAAAGTATTTCTACCTATTATTCTCTGGGAGCTCATTTTTCCTGGTTTGATTGCATACAAGGCTGGGAGCATTACGGGCCCTTTTTCTCCATATCTGTCCTGGAATAAATGCTGCTCCGAGTACTGAAAGTAGCTAATGCCGAGTTCAAAATATGTTCTTATAGCATTGCGCGGACAACAAAATTCAGCTGCAAGGCGTATTGGAAGCCAGCTGATGTGAATCCGGCGACATCATCATTGCAGCCGGTGGTTTAAATCCCGCCCTGAAGCATCGTATCACAAACCACCACGGACACGTCAACCATGGGCAGCCTATTGGCAAAACTCTTCATTGTCCTAGGCAGGTCTTGAAGAGCAGATGATGCGCTGAAATCTCTAAACGCCGGTATGCGGCGAAATACCGGGACACATTTGAGCACCTCCAATCAAGATAGCATGATTTGAATATAGCATTTCCAAACAGTCCGGTCGGTCCGTTGAAGGCAGACGGACTCATCAAAGCTATAAGAGAGGGGTGTTGCGGTTTCATGAAAACTTAAAACCCCAACTGCGCAAACTGCACAGTTGTGTTTTCGACTGTATGGAGAGAGTGGACATTATCATTTACATCTGTCTTTTGGCATGAGTACGGAACAAGCCAACTTCATTGGTTATATGCCCACCCTGTGTTCTGATGTGTAACGCAAGGGGTAGCTAAAGCAGTCAAGAACTGGGATGACCTTGCAATCATCTTACCATTACGGGCATGTACCACTTGCACTGCAATGGAAAACGCGCAGTACAGAACAACtaagatgaggaagatgctgTACTTGCTTGGTGAGAGAGAAAAATAGTTACGGAAACGCGAATGTCATTGAGCGGATGTTCGGACTATGCTAGGCTGAGGAGAATTGAGAGATTTTGAATGAGAAAATCatctcaagctcttccaggGTGGTGGCTAATCGAGCTTATTGCTTTTTTGTAGTAATAAGAGACGGGCTGCGGAGACTGGGATAAGTCTGGTTAGAGGACGTCCAGTCATTTGTAAGAACCACACAGATAAATCCTATGAATGACATGAAACCAATTCTCTATATTGAAGAGTATCATGTTATTAATTCATATGTACGTATCTTGGGCGACGTTAGAGGCATGTTGGCGGTTAGTTAGGGCTTCGGTGTACTGTGCTAGCGTCGGCTAAAGCTGGTTGCTCGCCGCGCGGGACTGGGTTGTCTATATACTGACTGGAACTTTTGAACCAAATGGAAAATACCCGAGGGTAGTATCGAACTAAATGAACCGTGGAAACTAACCTGTGGCATTATCGTGGTGTGACAGCAGTCAGATTTCAAAGCTCCCGCGCCCTTCCGCAGCCACCGCTGTATTGTTAGAGTGGGCCTGGACATATAAGCTGCATCCTATGTTCCCACACTCAACACATATATGtaattcttttctttccttcttagAGTACATCAGCTTGCTCATCTCACCGAGTAACTCACAATGCTCAGGAAGACCGTCCTCATCACCGGCTGCAGCGACAACGGCATCGGCTCCGGTCTAGCCCTAACTTTCCAAGCTCAGGACTACTACGTCTTTGCAACGGCTAGGAACCCAGCCAAAATGTCCAAACTCGCTGACCTACCCAACGTTACTCTTTTACCCCTCGATGTCTGTAAAAATGAGGAAATCACGGCTGCCGTGGAGGCAGTGAAATCCCATACCGGCGGCACCGGCAAATTAGACTACCTAATCAACAACGCTGGCCAAGGGCACTTCATGCCAATCCTCGACCAGGATCTGAAGAACGCAAGAGACCTCTATGAAAGCAACGTATGGGGCCCTCTTGCTGTAACGCAAGCTTTCGCTCCGTTACTCATAAACGCGAACGGGACAGTGACATTCATCACCTCCGTCTCGGGGCATATTAATTGCCCATACATTGGCGTATATGCAGCGTCAAAACAATCCCTGGAGATCATTGCTGAGACACTCCGCCTTGAGCTCCAGCCGTTTGACGTGAGAGTCCTGTCGGTTGTCACTGGCGCTGTGCAGAGTATGGGGCAGGTTGGGCGGTTTGATGAGTACAAACTCCCAGAAGATTCAATGTACAAGCCAATTGAGGCGTTCATAAAAGACCGAGCGCAGGGAAAGGACGGGATAGAGAGGGAGGAGCTGATGACTTACTGTAACAAGGTCGTGAGTGAGATCACGGATGGCAGGGCGAAAAAGTTCTGGTGTGGAGGTAGTGCGGGCTTTGCGAGGTTTGTGACTTCATGTATGCCGGGGGTATATTTGGTGAGCTAGTCCACTCCCTATTTTTATTGGATTTCTCCAAAAAATTATCATGGCTGGCTCCGACTGACTATTTCGTGGGCAGGATCACATCATGTCGAAAGGAACGGGGCTTGATGTTCTGGCAACAGATAAGAAGGGCAATTAACGAGTACTTCCAGACGCAGCGTCTGGTCTGTGGAGGACGCTTTGGCTCGGGCGTTATAGTTCACATTCACCCAGTATTCGTGTTCATCCATGTACGGTCCTGTATCATCAGCGTCCATTATGCTTGTAGTACACAGGCATACGTGCGGCAGCGAAATTTTTCGCTCGACGTCGGGGTGGAGCATGACGTGCATCTTCATACGGGTAAAGCTCTCGAACCCGAATATGAATGTATGGATTGGATGCTTAACCGGTGATGATGCTATATCTCGCAAGTTTATACAGAAACACTACTAAGCGCAGTTGCATCCATCTCAGCGCCGCTGAGTAGTTTACTCCGGTCCTAAACGAGGGTCCAGCAAAAAATAAGAACAAGAACTTGACCCCGTCTTGAAGTGACTTTAGAAGACACGTCTTAAATGTACTGTTTCCCTGATAGAGAGGCAAGATCACTTCTCTTGTCGTGGCCATTGATATGTTGAATTATAACTACAACGTATATGGCTGACCCAGCAACGCATCACAGTCCTCTCCTCAAATCCAGGTGCCTTCTTCTGTTGCTCCTAGGAATAATGAAAGGCCACAGCACGGGGACACTCAAAAGAAATAACCTTGATCACCTACCGGTTTCGGATAATTCTAATGTTGCTATGTGGTGGGAAGGGCTAGAAGCCATGTTGATCAGCGCTAGTGAGCTAGGATGGAGCCTAGGGAACCTCACCTGAGAAGGAGACTTCTTAGTGCCGAAGGAGCCTGAAGAGTTTGAGTATTTACGAGATTAGGGGCAGATCCTAGATACAGCGCTTTAGTTGAAACATACTTCTTGTTTCGAGGCTTGGAAGTTGATGGGGCCCTTGAAAGGCCAGGATTTTTTGGTTGGTCGGTTGCATATTACAGAGGGGGGACTTATCTAGAGTGAAAAAGGGTTGTTAACGGATTTTGTCTGTACTGATGTGGCAAAAACCGAGCTCGCTGCTTAATCTAAGTAGTGTTCCTGTGATACAAGGTGTCTCTTTGAGGTCGCGAATATATGCAttcatgatcatcatgatAGTTAAAGTCTGACGGTCAAATAATTCTTCTTATATCGAGCCTAATTTGTGTCAGCCGCAGATGAAAGTCCTTCGCAACCATGAATGGCCATTCGAGAGTGCAAGAGGGATCTTATTTCGAAGTACATATCTGTCAACAGAAAACATTTCCCATGCTTGTCTGATTCAAGCACAAGAGCTATATTACGCGTCAACACAACTAGATGCTCCTCATTGCTCATCTATAAGGTCTGTCGCCCATAGAGTCCCATTTGACTGAGTCGAACCCTATATTGCTCATCTCACTCATTTGCCTGCAACTACCACAATATGAACTATGCCGCACACAAGCAATCAAGGGAAAGTACAGAGCTTCATGGCCTTTACACAGGAGTCTCTACCGGTAGAACGCCATCTCCTTTatctttttctctctctttctcctctttctcccgcTTCTCCCTCGCGTTCCTCTCGTTACGGCTCTCACTAGCAGGGTCAAAGTACGCTGTACCTCGTTAGCCATACTTCATCTCGCCGATCCCAGTCCTTCTGGGGCATACGCTTCTCCCCGAACACCGTAGTTCGGATCCCCCTCCTCTTGCCCTCATATGTGCCTGGGATGACTCGGTGCAAGGTGCATCGATTATCCCACATCGCCACACTCCCAACCGCCCACTTCCAGCGCACGTAGTGGTCGTCGGCAGAGTGGATATGGTACGCTAGAAAGTCGAGAACTTTGTCTGTACCAGAACCAGTAGTTAGCATGATCTTGGTTCATCCGCGTCCACTCTCTGAGggtaaaagaaaagatgaaatGCAGGTACAGTGGGCGGCAAATACCAGACTCAGCCTTCTTTAACTCAGCAAACCCCGTCACAAAGCCTGGGTTTACATTCAGTGCCTTCAGACCCGTTACTGGGTGGGTCCGGACAGCTGGGTGGTGGGTGTCGATAGGCGGCCGGTTCGGGCCTGTGCCCCAGAGGTCAAGAATTGTGTCGTCTGTAGTTAGGAGTGTTATCTCTCACGGTGCACTAATCTTTTTTGGGCATGAAAGGAATGGACAGGCGGAGCGTACACTGCAGTCGGGAGGTATGTACAGCATGCAAACCATCAAGGAACTTCTTGTATGCGTCACTGAGAGCGTCGTAGAGGCCGTATTGCGAGACCTTCCTTGCCTGCTTTAGCATTCTTCCTTGCTCTAAGCTGCATGGTACTGACGGATTAGAAGACGGGTTAGGGCTACG
Protein-coding sequences here:
- a CDS encoding SET domain-containing protein (transcript_id=CADANIAT00002512), coding for MASSLPPLVSQLCDLLHNPVLPAQLASAIQGNSSGNEQDIFLRIDASITTNAPSDSHSGSLPLGCINLRTGTLVPLQALTPAHTPDPRDEEADTTRSDYTSHFAPEEHGLGPSKRHKTVSGLRLPSHSSTGNTKLGIIPNGETSNDDSQDAAPKSSRQVHSDTRFPQRAKRDQGLEPPVLEPTSSDKLIAGIWRQIYSSVQLSREFSSITPTINIRSGASLEVFQSVNSLCLHYYNRSQSSRALEMIVQAFWVESFEARTAVLQYEKPILSRTEARMIAIREACVVLNWKEKDLRNRMAIWRGYKEIKDYGGWAALVFASAGVYRFCKYRNEFGEGLFSRLRHIRSSLEVAADTLHPGWRDLLKVIQQETLPAYRGHPHEWVIMPDGPALPLRDTYRHLNLPTGLQYKFIDECVLDKDVFGDMDPRKVPELDEDTCPICHEKQSDEIKENQCMCFPALFGGIRAPVPVQIFRTTSGKNNGVVARCSFDRGTAIGEFTGFITSGITGVDVMIGGSKARPYQIFQGGMGNFTRFINHSCRPNSQFQRFYWRGKERIIVVSRGVPAGAEITVDYSEGYWRELEKSCLCGEACCRFRGANTL
- a CDS encoding anion exchange family protein (transcript_id=CADANIAT00002513) translates to MESGGPPVQSSPVFREKFTTSYACPSSRWRGFQALHPGRGMYHDVRRRLPYYWSDITDAFTYRTVASTVRMYFVNLLPAIAYTLDMSRRTGNFYGINESLFSSALAAMVFSVLAAQPLTIVGVTGLISLFNYTIYDIITRYDPAIYANFMCWTAIWAAIFHWIVAVCNFCDYMRYVTDFSSESFAMYVGIIYCVKGVEELSNEFALYGPTAGFLSSLIAVLYFFTVYGLERVGSSTVCKPWIRKLLADYAYVIGTLFWTGFVHFPGPLREAGISMVPITKAFYPTQPRGWLIHFWELEVKWVFAALPFGFLIMLLFYYDHAHVSLPERERKRLTSRAEYQQPHSASSPFSAEEAGRLSLGFLPTGMHGVYRRNNRVADAEWACATGISVDTTVQAPVHTDSLTVYETDLAVLTYTNSACPSNDITKEPEIRYPITKATSVTEQRVSHFLMGIALIGTMTGPLLIVLHLIPAAVTAGVFFIVKRRKIILYLICEIVPVAACVAISQTISAIGFPILIIAMIPFRVWILPRWFSFGELRILDSLTTSNSAVMESLGGKPQRLENWDAE
- a CDS encoding uncharacterized protein (transcript_id=CADANIAT00002514), which translates into the protein MFWLSSYLQHWGCCWLLWCRVVYVYCGLLIFWRFFMGVGLGGDYSLSAVICSEFAPTRIRGWMPAAVFCCQSLGSLAANMVALIAVAGFHHRLLEDDSGAGCTGRCVQDVDRIWRLIVGLGAVPEFIALWFRLTTIGSPRYTAEVTQNSLQAAADVSYFFRPDEAIPAPEMGQITATIVISPATTEPVLYPSSVNSTRSSVSEVTPTVDLFSIQPKPFRVLMATCLGWFFLDLPLYGPGLISPHSMVVVSSGAVVGNLIAIFTIDRLGRRNIQLNGFFWLYILNIVVGTSFCHPEQRTDSSALVVYISLCQIFNFGPNTTTYILPAELFATRLRCTCHGLAAAAGKLGSVIAHIFISFVDYGSAHTIKMILGTCWGFLFFGKFADPIGLHVVRPRRHLFLRPDVRDSDGKIKSLEKLADDLMSDSGPLPETRGAGGLFFFENV
- a CDS encoding uncharacterized protein (transcript_id=CADANIAT00002516) encodes the protein MLRKTVLITGCSDNGIGSGLALTFQAQDYYVFATARNPAKMSKLADLPNVTLLPLDVCKNEEITAAVEAVKSHTGGTGKLDYLINNAGQGHFMPILDQDLKNARDLYESNVWGPLAVTQAFAPLLINANGTVTFITSVSGHINCPYIGVYAASKQSLEIIAETLRLELQPFDVRVLSVVTGAVQSMGQVGRFDEYKLPEDSMYKPIEAFIKDRAQGKDGIEREELMTYCNKVVSEITDGRAKKFWCGGSAGFARITSCRKERGLMFWQQIRRAINEYFQTQRLVCGGRFGSGVIVHIHPVFVFIHVRSCIISVHYACSTQAYVRQRNFSLDVGVEHDVHLHTGKALEPEYECMDWMLNR